The Candidatus Sphingomonas colombiensis genome contains the following window.
ACCGTGCCGATGATACGGCAGCGCAGATCGGGCGTTACCTTGATCCGTTTGCCGAACACTGCGACCCGCTGCGCGGGCACGCATTTGTCCTCCACGCGATCGATCGACCACAAAGTCTGCGGCATTTCCCGGTTGAGCGTGCGCTCCAGATCGCTGAGCCGCGCCGTAATCGGCAGCGAGAGGGTCGATGGCGTTTCCGGCAGTTGCACCGGGGTTTCGAGTCGTGGTGGCGGAGGCGGCGGCGCGGGCTTGCGATGGCATCCGGCGAGCGTCGAGAATGCGGCGGTGACGGCAAGCGCCACGAGACCGAACTTGCGATGCGAAACGCCGGGGCCGCTCATATCGCGCTTATCGTGCCGCGAGTTCGGCTATCCGTCGATAGCGGCGCGGCATTTTTTCCTGAGAACGACATGCGGCCGTGAAACGAGCCTGGCCTTCCCCGGTTCCGGGGCCTTTCACCGCATGAGGCGATCATTCGATCAGTCTCAGGGAATTTAGCGATTGGACAGTCTGTCAGACGCGCGCAATCATCCGCTGGCAGAAAGAGCATAACCATAGGAGCGGAGAGCGATGAACGTCGAAGCACAATGCCCAATGAACGGCGGAAAGCTGGAAGGCGATGCCGTCCTGTTCGAGATGACCAACCGGTTGTGGTGGCCGAACATGCTCGATCTTTCGATCCTGCATCAGAACCCGCCGGCGGGCGACCCAATGGGGACGGAATATGAATATGCCGCCGAATTCAAGACGCTCGATCTCGCTGCCGTAAAGCAGGACATCTTCGCGCTGATGACCAACTCGCAAGAGTGGTGGCCGGCGGATTTCGGCCATTATGGGCCGCTGTTCATCCGCATGGCATGGCATAGCGCGGGCACCTATCGCATCGGCGACGGGCGTGGTGGCGGTGGCCACGGCACGCAGCGTTTCGCCCCGCTCAACAGCTGGCCGGATAACGCCAATCTCGACAAGGCGCGGCTGCTCCTCTGGCCCGTTAAGCAGAAATACGGCCGTAAGCTTTCATGGGGCGATCTGCTGATCCTCGCGGGCAATTGCGCGCTCGAATCGATGGGCTTCGAAACTGCTGGCTTCGGTGGCGGGCGCACCGACATCTGGGAGCCGGAAACCGCGGTGCGCTGGGGGCCGGAGCGCGAATGGCTTTCCACCAGCGACAAGCCGAACAGCCGCTATTCGGGTGAGCGCGACCTCTCGAACCCGCTGGCGGCGGTGCAGATGGGGCTGATCTACGTCAACCCGGAGGGGCCGGACGGCAATCCCGATCCGCTCGCGGCCGCGCATGATATCCGTGAGACGTTCGCGCGCATGGCGATGAACGATGAAGAGACGGTGGCGCTGATCGCCGGCGGCCACACCTTCGGCAAGACCCATGGTGCGGCAACGCCCGATCAATATGTCGGCCCGGAGCCGGCGGGTGCGGGGATCGAGCAGCAGGGGCTGGGCTGGGCCAACAGCTATGGCACCGGCAATGCGGGCGATACGATCACCAGCGGGCTTGAGGTTACCTGGACTGCAACCCCGACAAAGTGGGATAATACCTTTTTCGATGCGTTGTTCGAACACGAATGGGAACTGACGAAAAGCCCGGCGGGCGCGCAACAATGGGTCGCAAAGGATTCATCGGAAACCGTGCCCGACGCGCACGATCCGTCGAGGCGGCATCGCCCGACGATGCTGACGACCGACCTCTCGCTGCGCTTCGACCCTGCTTATGAGAAGATTTCGCGGCACTTCCACGAAAACCCGGCGGCCTTCGCGAATGCGTTCGCCGAAGCCTGGTACAAGCTCACCCACCGCGACATGGGGCCGCACGGATTGCTGCTCGGTGCCGAGGTGCCCGCCGAACCACGTATCTGGCAGGATCCGGTGCCGGCGGTCTCCCATCCGCTTATCGACGCTGCCGATGCCGAGGCGCTGAAGGCGAAAATTCTCGCTTCCGGCCTCTCGATCTCGCGGCTGGTCAAGACGGCCTGGGCGTCCGCGTCGACCTTCCGGGGAACGGACAAGCGCGGTGGCGCCAATGGCGCGCGCATCCGCCTTGCGCCGCAGAAGGATTGGGCGGTCAACGAGCCGGCCGAACTCGCCGACACGCTAGCCAAGCTCGAGGCGATCCAGCGTGATTTCAACGCTGGCAGCAAGAAAGTGTCGCTCGCCGATCTGATCGTGCTCGGCGGCAATGCGGCGGTAGAGGCGGCAGCGAAGAAGGCGGGACGCGACGTGAAGGTGCCGTTCTCGCCGGGTCGCACCGATGCGACCGCCGAACAGACCGACGCGGAATCCTTCGCCCCGCTGGAGCCGAAAACTGACGGCTTCCGCAATTATACGGGCGGCGGAACCGATCTTTCGCTGGAGGAAGCGCTGGTCGATCGGGCGCATCTGTTGACGCTCACCGCGCCGGAGATGACCGTGCTGGTTGGCGGCCTGCGTGTGTTGGGCGCGAACCATGGCGGCTCCGATCTCGGCGTGTTCACCGAGCGCAAGGAAACGCTGACCAACGATTTCTTCGCCAATCTGCTCAAGACGAGCACGGCGATGAAATGGACGGCGGCTGGCGACGGCACGTTCGCCGCGCATGATCGCAAGACGGGCGAGAAGAAACTGGCCGGCACGCGCGTCGATCTGATCTTCGGATCGAACGCGCAACTCCGTGCGCTGGCGGAGGCTTATGCCACTGACGACGCCGCGG
Protein-coding sequences here:
- the katG gene encoding catalase/peroxidase HPI, which gives rise to MNVEAQCPMNGGKLEGDAVLFEMTNRLWWPNMLDLSILHQNPPAGDPMGTEYEYAAEFKTLDLAAVKQDIFALMTNSQEWWPADFGHYGPLFIRMAWHSAGTYRIGDGRGGGGHGTQRFAPLNSWPDNANLDKARLLLWPVKQKYGRKLSWGDLLILAGNCALESMGFETAGFGGGRTDIWEPETAVRWGPEREWLSTSDKPNSRYSGERDLSNPLAAVQMGLIYVNPEGPDGNPDPLAAAHDIRETFARMAMNDEETVALIAGGHTFGKTHGAATPDQYVGPEPAGAGIEQQGLGWANSYGTGNAGDTITSGLEVTWTATPTKWDNTFFDALFEHEWELTKSPAGAQQWVAKDSSETVPDAHDPSRRHRPTMLTTDLSLRFDPAYEKISRHFHENPAAFANAFAEAWYKLTHRDMGPHGLLLGAEVPAEPRIWQDPVPAVSHPLIDAADAEALKAKILASGLSISRLVKTAWASASTFRGTDKRGGANGARIRLAPQKDWAVNEPAELADTLAKLEAIQRDFNAGSKKVSLADLIVLGGNAAVEAAAKKAGRDVKVPFSPGRTDATAEQTDAESFAPLEPKTDGFRNYTGGGTDLSLEEALVDRAHLLTLTAPEMTVLVGGLRVLGANHGGSDLGVFTERKETLTNDFFANLLKTSTAMKWTAAGDGTFAAHDRKTGEKKLAGTRVDLIFGSNAQLRALAEAYATDDAADRFVDAFVKVWGKVMNLDRFDIA